The proteins below are encoded in one region of Longimicrobium sp.:
- a CDS encoding serine hydrolase domain-containing protein, whose product MRIVAALALLACAACCAPEPTVPGPAEAQAAADSAFATTLRARLEAATAAGEFSGAVLVARDGRTLFEGAYGLADRERGVPNTPLTQFRVGSMNKMLTAVAALQLVQAGTVRLDTPFGTYLADYPNADVASKVTPHHLLTHTGGTGDIFGPQFTAHRAELRTTGDYL is encoded by the coding sequence ATGCGGATCGTTGCTGCCCTCGCCCTGCTGGCCTGCGCCGCGTGCTGCGCTCCCGAGCCCACCGTACCCGGACCGGCCGAGGCCCAGGCGGCGGCGGACTCGGCGTTCGCGACCACGCTCCGCGCGCGGCTGGAGGCGGCCACGGCCGCCGGCGAGTTCTCCGGCGCCGTGCTCGTGGCCCGCGACGGGCGCACGCTGTTCGAGGGCGCCTACGGCCTCGCCGACCGGGAGCGGGGCGTGCCGAACACGCCGCTGACGCAGTTCCGCGTGGGATCCATGAACAAGATGCTGACCGCGGTGGCGGCGCTTCAGCTGGTGCAGGCCGGGACGGTGCGCCTGGACACGCCGTTCGGCACCTACCTCGCGGACTACCCGAACGCGGACGTCGCGTCGAAGGTGACGCCGCACCACCTGCTCACCCACACCGGCGGCACGGGCGACATCTTCGGCCCGCAGTTCACCGCGCACCGCGCCGAGCTCCGCACGACCGGGGACTACCTG